The Amblyomma americanum isolate KBUSLIRL-KWMA chromosome 6, ASM5285725v1, whole genome shotgun sequence genome has a window encoding:
- the LOC144094368 gene encoding uncharacterized protein LOC144094368: MPHADMLTLLGTLQLRYGLMVAVNTSFTPGVDGSPAMLVLTALDAASVNEYNIQLLLRTFNALLNSTTTLKDIIELHRDLAKSPNRALPASTDWDRDALRRSSSDKEVDSTSIVKYWKPLLVFAGVLETAYPFTVNASDVAARVLRALTAPERRPVAVAYVVLKSIEVLYEMEFFTADHPPESPANAQYCDDKTESLGALWAMAIYERLKSSRRNVYLSQVFSLVRSVIIDQVKRIVAFNKDVTKVRHMLEDLQQLSFTEAMEQAAAERPPDVTSVYWSNVLAVRAHTQRLALKYAPVDSGKWWTLHSNGLYDVRASVHETTLYVSGALYSMLPKGNDTDVVVNVALVGAHIANAIWRKVFTLEALSRDARDRLQRLKTCAINQLGQKATGLEYALLSISSAADAAKGSDWYDQMLSWGNTKLSTSQIFYMVYFISNICASRRNTMTYNETLTLGRWYMRRLPDFMAAFECRPLPPLLDDKCFPTDASF; the protein is encoded by the exons ATGCCCCATGCCGACATGCTCACCCTTCTGGGAACTCTTCAGCTCCGGTATGGCTTAATGGTCGCCGTAAATACCTCTTTCACTCCAGGAGTGGACGGTTCGCCGGCGATGTTGGTCTTGACGGCGCTCGACGCAGCCAGCGTGAACGAATACAACATCCAGCTACTCTTGCGAACGTTTAACGCTTTGCTCAACTCCACGACGACGCTGAAAGACATAATCGAACTGCACAGAGACCTCGCGAAGAGCCCCAACCGAGCGCTTCCTGCCAGTACAGACTGGGACCGGGATGCGCTCCGTCGATCTTCGAGCGACAAGGAAGTGGACAGCACCTCTATCGTAAAGTACTGGAAGCCCCTCTTGGTGTTCGCCGGTGTGCTGGAGACGGCGTACCCGTTCACAGTCAATGCGAGCGACGTCGCCGCACGGGTCTTGCGAGCCCTGACTGCACCCGAACGCCGTCCCGTGGCCGTCGCGTACGTTGTGCTGAAGTCGATCGAAGTTCTTTACGAGATGGAGTTCTTCACTGCAGACCACCCGCCAGAGTCGCCAGCCAACGCACAATACTGCGATGACAAAACCGAATCTCTCGGAGCACTCTGGGCAATGGCCATCTACGAGCGTCTGAAGTCGTCGCGTCGAAATGTCTACCTATCTCAG GTCTTCAGCCTCGTGAGATCGGTCATCATCGACCAGGTCAAAAGGATAGTGGCCTTCAACAAAGACGTCACAAAAGTGAGGCATATGCTAGAAGACCTGCAGCAGTTGTCCTTCACCGAGGCGATGGAGCAGGCGGCCGCGGAGAGGCCTCCAGACGTGACGTCCGTGTACTGGTCCAACGTCCTGGCCGTCAGGGCCCACACGCAGAGGCTTGCGCTGAAGTACGCGCCAGTGGACTCGGGCAAGTGgtggacactgcacagcaatggcCTGTACGACGTTCGGGCCTCTGTGCACGAGACGACCCTGTACGTGTCCGGCGCGCTGTACTCCATGCTTCCGAAGGGAAACGATACGGACGTCGTCGTCAACGTCGCTCTGGTTGGCGCTCACATCGCCAACGCCATCTGGCGAAAGGTCTTCACTCTGGAAGCCCTCAGCAGAGACGCTCGCGATCGACTGCAGCGTTTAAAGACCTGCGCTATTAATCAGCTGGGCCAGAAAGCGACCGGTCTAGAGTACGCGCTGCTTTCCATTTCGTCCGCCGCCGACGCGGCCAAAGGTTCCGACTGGTACGACCAGATGCTTTCCTGGGGCAACACCAAGCTCTCGACCAGCCAGATTTTTTACATGGTCTATTTCATAAGCAACATATGTGCTTCCCGACGCAACACGATGACGTACAACGAAACCCTCACCTTGGGACGTTGGTACATGCGACGCCTACCGGATTTTATGGCGGCCTTCGAGTGCAggccgctgccgccactgctggaCGACAAGTGCTTTCCGACGGACGCGTCCTTTTAA